The sequence GAAGCACAAACCCAACGGAATGGTCCAAATCCATAATCGAAACACATTGGTCCCATGATATCTTGAATATAAGATGGATATTTGAATTCACGCCCTAAAGCAGGATTCGGATTCATAACATCTGCACCAGCTCTTGAAGCTTCTAATAAGAAGGCGTTTCCGTAATCAAAGAAATAAGTTCCTTTTGCTGTGTGTTTATTGATTGCAGCTGCATGACGACGTAATGTTTCTTGAACTTTTTCTTTAAATAATTCGGGTTGATTTGCCATCATTTCATTCGCATCTTCAAATGAAATGCCGACTGGATAATAACCGCCCGCCCAAGGATTATGTAATGAAGTTTGGTCTGAACCTAAATCGATATGAAGGTTTTCTGCATCGAATTTCTCCCAAACATCAACCACATTTCCTAAATAAGCAATCGAAACTACTTCTTTATTTTCTTGTGCTTTTTTAACACGTGCTACCAATTCGTCTAAGTTTGAAAAAACTTCGTGAATCCAGCCTTGTTCGTGACGAATCTTGGTAATTTTTGGATTAACTTCTGCACAAACCGTAATGCAACCTGCGATAGTTCCGGCTTTTGGTTGCGCACCGCTCATTCCGCCTAAACCAGAAGTTACAAATAAATTTCCTTTAGGTTCTTTGCCTATTTTTCTAAATCCGTTTAAAACAGTAATGGTAGTTCCGTGAACAATTCCTTGTGGACCAATGTACATGTAAGAACCAGCGGTCATTTGTCCGTATTGAGTTACACCAAGCGCATTGAATTTTTCCCAATCGTCTGGTTTTGAATAATTCGGAATCATCATTCCGTTGGTAACTACAACTCTTGGAGCGTTTTTATGGGATGGAAATAATCCCATCGGATGACCAGAATACATAACCAAGGTTTGTTCGTCTGTCATTTCAGACAAGTATTTCATGGTTAATAAGTATTGCGCCCAGTTGCTGAAAACAGCTCCGTTTCCACCGTAAGTGATTAATTCATGTGGATGTTGCGCAACGGCATAATCCAAATTGTTTTGAATCATCATCATGATGGCTTTTCCTTGTAACGAATTTCCTGGGTATTCGTTAATGTCGCGTGCGTACATTTTGTAATCTGGACGGAAACGATACATGTAAATACGTCCGTATTTTTCTAATTCTTCTTTGAATTCTTGAAGAAGAACTTCGTGATGTTGCGGTTCAAAATAACGTAAAGCATTTCTTAGGGCTAACTTTTTTTCTTCGTTTGTAAGAATTTCTTTTCGCTTAGGTGCGTGATTTATATCAGATTCATAAGGTTTTGGAGCAGGTAAAACTGCAGGAATTCCTTGTTGAAAGGCTTCTTTAAATGTCATAATTTAATGGTTTTGTAATAGTTGTTGCGTGAGGGATTGAAGTGATATCCTTTTTTAGTTGACTGAGCGAAGCTAAAGCCAAATAGAAAAGATAAAACAAAAAGCCCGACCCTTGGGGCACGCCCTTATTTATTGATTAATCCTGTTTTTTTATCAAATCCGTACGGACAGTGTTTGCATCCGCTTTTACAGCAGTAACCGCGTTTTGATAAGTAGTGAGCGGTGAAAATACGATATCCTGCATCGGCAACATAATAATCGACTCCCAAAACAAGTTCTTCTTTCATATTTCGCTACTTTTTACAAAAATAATAAAAATGTATTCGGAAAATCGGTTTATTTGTAATATTTCGTGTTTGTTTATTTAGGTTTTAAGCTTTTGTATTAACTTTGTGTTTATGTTAATTGTTGTTAGTAAGTATTTGGTTCCGAGTGGTTTTGTTGGAATTACCATTTTTCCTTTTGTTTTTCTAAGAAATCAGAAATTAAAAGCAAATACTATTTTGCTTTTTCATGAAAGAATTCATCTGAGACAACAATTAGAAATGTTAGTTATTTTCTTTTTTATTTGGTATGGAATTGAGTTTTTTATTCGTTTTTTAATTCTGAAAGATAGGATGAAAGCTTACCGTGAGATTAGTTTTGAAAAAGAAGCTTACGAAAACGAAAGAAATTTACATTATTTAGAAAAAAGAAAATGGTTCAGCTTCCTGAAATATTTGAAATAAGTCCCGGAAATGCAAGTTTTAATGAACGTGTTTTTTTACCGTTCAAAACTTCGATTGAATTGTTTGTGAAGCGTGAAGATGTTTTGCATGCTGAAATTTCGGGAAATAAATTCAGAAAATTAAAATACAATTTATACGAAGCGCAACGTTTGGGTTTTTCTAAGTTGTTGACTTTTGGCGGTGCATATTCCAATCATATTGCGGCTGTTGCTGCTGCCGGTCGTATTTTTGGTTTTGAAACTCTTGGAATTATTCGTGGTGATGAATTGGCAAATAAATTCATGGATAACGAAACTTTAAAGTTGGCTTTCGAAAATGGGATGCGTTTTGATTTTGTTACGCGAACCGATTATCGAGATAAGATGTCCGAAAATTTTATTGAGAAATTGCGTTTACAATTTGGTGATTTTTATATGATTCCTGAAGGTGGAACAAATGCTTTGGCGGTGAAAGGTTGCGAAGAAATTTTGGTTGAAGATGATGTTAATTTCAATTATCTTTGTAGCGCTATTGGAACTGGTGGAACCATTTCTGGTATTATAAATAGTTCTTCTGAAAATCAAAAGGTTTTAGGATTTCCGGCTTTGAAAGAGAATTTTTTACAAGATGAAATTTCTCAGTTTACAACTAAAGAAAATTGGAAATTGATTCGCGATTATCATTTTGGAGGTTATGCGAAAACAACATCTGAATTGGTAGATTTTGTCGAATATTTTAATCAAAATCAAAATTTTAAAATTGAACCTATTTATACGGGTAAAATGTTTTTTGGTTTATTTGATATGATAAAAAATAATTGTTTCAAACCAGGTTCAAAAATATTAGCGATTCATACAGGTGGTTTACAGGGTTTAAACGCTAAAATATTACAAAAATAAATATGCAAAAATTACTTTTAGTTTTGGTTGCTCTTTGTTGTGTCGGTTGTAGTTCTGCTAGAGATAATGCAACTCGCGAAAAGATTCGTTCTGAATATTCTAAAAAAGATAAAAAGGATAAGAAATCAAAGTCGGTTTCAAAATCTAATGCTAAATCAACAAAAGGAAAAACAGAAAGGCTTGAAGCAACTTCAAAAGTTTCGGTTACAAATATAATGGTTCAAGAATATATTGATACGTATAAATTTGTAGCGATGGAAAATATGAAGATGTTCGGGATTCCTGCAAGTATTAAGTTAGCTCAAGGAATTTTAGAATCAGGTTCAGGAACTGGAACATTGTCGCGTGAAGCGAATAATCATTTCGGAATTAAATGTGCCAGTAATTGGGAAGGTGAATCGGTCGCATTCACTGACGATGCGCCTGATGAATGTTTTCGAAAATATAAATCTCCATTAGAATCGTTTTCTGACCATTCCAATTTTTTGGTTAATAGGTCTAGATATCAACAACTTTTTTCGTTAGATAAAAAAGATTATGTGGCTTGGGCTAACGGATTAAAAAATGCTGGATATGCTACTGACCCAAAATATGCTCAGAAATTAATCGATATCATCGAACGTCATGAATTATATAAATATGATAATT comes from Flavobacterium sp. I3-2 and encodes:
- a CDS encoding 1-aminocyclopropane-1-carboxylate deaminase/D-cysteine desulfhydrase, with product MVQLPEIFEISPGNASFNERVFLPFKTSIELFVKREDVLHAEISGNKFRKLKYNLYEAQRLGFSKLLTFGGAYSNHIAAVAAAGRIFGFETLGIIRGDELANKFMDNETLKLAFENGMRFDFVTRTDYRDKMSENFIEKLRLQFGDFYMIPEGGTNALAVKGCEEILVEDDVNFNYLCSAIGTGGTISGIINSSSENQKVLGFPALKENFLQDEISQFTTKENWKLIRDYHFGGYAKTTSELVDFVEYFNQNQNFKIEPIYTGKMFFGLFDMIKNNCFKPGSKILAIHTGGLQGLNAKILQK
- a CDS encoding DUF5522 domain-containing protein, with amino-acid sequence MKEELVLGVDYYVADAGYRIFTAHYLSKRGYCCKSGCKHCPYGFDKKTGLINK
- a CDS encoding glucosaminidase domain-containing protein encodes the protein MQKLLLVLVALCCVGCSSARDNATREKIRSEYSKKDKKDKKSKSVSKSNAKSTKGKTERLEATSKVSVTNIMVQEYIDTYKFVAMENMKMFGIPASIKLAQGILESGSGTGTLSREANNHFGIKCASNWEGESVAFTDDAPDECFRKYKSPLESFSDHSNFLVNRSRYQQLFSLDKKDYVAWANGLKNAGYATDPKYAQKLIDIIERHELYKYDNLVLGNDYKYEVPKKQKIDYSNEYKITQGDTLYSISRRFNMSVDELKEINNISDNNIKIGQTLKVK
- a CDS encoding urocanate hydratase; this encodes MTFKEAFQQGIPAVLPAPKPYESDINHAPKRKEILTNEEKKLALRNALRYFEPQHHEVLLQEFKEELEKYGRIYMYRFRPDYKMYARDINEYPGNSLQGKAIMMMIQNNLDYAVAQHPHELITYGGNGAVFSNWAQYLLTMKYLSEMTDEQTLVMYSGHPMGLFPSHKNAPRVVVTNGMMIPNYSKPDDWEKFNALGVTQYGQMTAGSYMYIGPQGIVHGTTITVLNGFRKIGKEPKGNLFVTSGLGGMSGAQPKAGTIAGCITVCAEVNPKITKIRHEQGWIHEVFSNLDELVARVKKAQENKEVVSIAYLGNVVDVWEKFDAENLHIDLGSDQTSLHNPWAGGYYPVGISFEDANEMMANQPELFKEKVQETLRRHAAAINKHTAKGTYFFDYGNAFLLEASRAGADVMNPNPALGREFKYPSYIQDIMGPMCFDYGFGPFRWVCASNNPEDLQKTDEIACQVLEEMIKTSPSEIQQQMKDNIQWIRGAQENKLVVGSQARILYADAEGRTNIAKAFNDAIKAGKIGPVVLGRDHHDVSGTDSPYRETSNIYDGSRFTADMAIHNVIGDSFRGATWVSIHNGGGVGWGEVINGGFGMLLDGTPEAEQRLKSMLFWDVNNGISRRSWARNEGAMFAIQRAMEAEPLLKVTLPNIVSDDLLT